GTATGCCCGCATCATCGGAGCCAAGGACGAGGCGGATATTGTCCGCAAGCGCGAGCACAACAGGCGGTTGATGGAGGGCAAGCCGGTCACGGCAGCCGAGTATGCCCAGGCATACTCCCTCACCCCCACGCCTGCCGATAAGCGGGCCGTGACTAGGGCAGCCACGGCGGCGGCCGAGTCCATGCCGGACATCAGCCTCATCCCCGCCAGCGGCAACGATGACGACGAGCTGCCCCACGACCTGCCCGATGTAAGATTTTTATAACATAATAAACACAATAATAACAATATGGACGACATCACCAAAATCAACAACGACGCCGACCTGAGCAGATATCTGGCACGCATCCCGGCCACGCCCTACAAGCAAGGCCACAAGAAGATGCTTACGGACCTGATCAACTACGCCGTCGAGCATCAGTGGACCCTGCGTACTCTGGCCGACAAGCTGCCGGTGAGCACGACGGTCATGCACCGTCTGCTCAACGGTACCTACCAAGCGCCTGCCGGCCCCCATCTGGCCAAGCTGGACGACCTGTGCGGCGTCCTTTCCCTACGCCAGCAGTCAACCTCGGACGGCCCGTTTATTGAGACGGCTCTGGCGCGCTACGTGATGCAGATTGCCGAGCTGACCCACGTTAATCAATACGCCTCCATGCTGGTGGGCAAGACGCAGTGGGGCAAGACCTGGGCGCTCAAGGAGTATGCCCGCCGCCACCCCGGCACGGTCATCCTGGTGCGCTGCCCGGTAGTCACCAGTCCGGGACGGCTGCTCTACCGCATTGCCGCTCAATTAGGCCTGTCGGTCAAAGGCAACACCGAGTTCCAGATTGCCAAGATTGTCAACCGCCTGACTCCGGAGCACCTGCTCATTGTCGACGAGATCCACCACGCGCTGGACAGCGACAAGACCGGACGCAAGGGCATTGAGCAGCTGCGGGAGATATACGATGAGACCCAGTGCGGCATGCTCCTGGTGGGCACACCTGTATTGGCTGAGTACGTGGAGCATAATGACAAGTGGCAGGGCATCCTGGAGCAGACCTCCAAGCGCGGAGCGGCCAATATCTACCGCCTCCCGGATTACATTGAGACCCGTGACCTGGAGACGCTCTGGACCTACTACGGCTATCCGACTCCCAGCCGGGCCATGCTGGCCACCCTCAAGCAGCAGGCCAACCTGTACGGATTTGGCAAGACTACCAAGCGCCTGCGCAAGGGTCTGGAGGCAGCCAACAATGCAGGGGTGGACCTCACCTGGGACTACTACCTGGCCGCGGTTAGAAAACTTGAAGAAATGGAAGCCGGCAAGATGCCGGAACACGTATAACCACAAACAATAAGCAAACATGAAACAACAACCCAACACCGAGAAAAACACGCTCACCATTACGGTGCCGCCAGAAACCCTGGCCGCTATCAGGATTGCCGAAGGCATACCGCAGCTGGTTGACCTCGTCGGCACGGCGCTGACAACATGGGGAGCCATTGGTACGACCGATCCGGTCGACCTGGGCGATATCCACCAGGTCCTCACCGATGCTGCTGATCAGCTGCCCGATCTCCTGCAGGACCTGACCCTGCTGCGCGACGCCATGCTTGCACAGGACACCCATTAACACTCCGATACCATGCGCAAGAAGACCATCAAGTACACCATCGTTGACCTGGACGGCACCCGATATGTGGTCCTCCGCCTAGCCGACCTCGACGCCCTCATCACCACGCATCACAGCCTGTCCCTGGAGCTCATCCCGGTATTAAGCGAGGAGCAGTGGGAGCAGCACCGGCAACTGCTCTACATCACCCAGCATATCCACATTGAGCGGGTCAGCCACTGCAAGGCGGCCCTCCTGTCCAAGACTGACTACGACTCGCTCAATCTGGCCATATCTCATTTGCACACCCTACTGGGCAAGATGCGCCTGGCCAGCATCACCGTCGGTCCATCCGAGGCCGATCAACCCACCTCAACCACCAACCAATAACACCATTACTATCATGTACAGCACCAACACCAATCAACAACAGGACGGGCGGCGGCAAGCCCCCAACTTCACGCTGGACCCTAAGGGAGGCAACTTTGTCCTCCACATCGAGGACGTCATCACGGACAGCGGACGGTCCGGACTCGCCATCTATAGCGAGACCATCCAAAAGGCCGACCATGAGACCCCTGCCGCCCGTGTCGCCACGCTGATCAATGAGTTCATCGCCAGTAATCCCGACACCATTGGTGAGGTGATAATTGATACTATTCACCATAACCGGGAGGGCGAGCAATGAAAGACCTGTTTACCGCCACACCTGCGGAGCGTGAGATCATTGAGCGCATCGCCAAGCGGGCCTGCGCCCTATACCACAAGTACGGCAATACAGACGTCGATGAGCTGGATATCCAGATGGACCTGGAGGCGTGTCACTGCAACGGCTGCCCTCTGCGGCTTGCTGACATGGAGCAGGCTGATAACTTCAATCTCATGCACGATGTCACGGGCATCAATGCGCATCTTAATCATGACACGGGCAAGCTGGAGAGGTGTTTTCTCCCCCGTTTTACCGATATGGAGAGGAGGTCCAGCCGTCATGACTAATCCCATCTACTGCTATTACCACCGGCACGCACGCCTGGAGATCATCCAGCGCCATGGACAGACTTATGCGGTTTGCCCGGAGTGTCGAGCCGTCCTGGCTGATAGGCTCAGGGGAGATATCTATATATCCCATCACGGAGGATATGCTGCATCCGACGACCTGATCCACAAGCTGATAGACGGTGCCGAGCCGGTTAATCCCATCCCTCCCATCTACATGTACATTGACCAGCCATGACCTACGATCCAGAGACCCTGTGCACGCTGATCAGCATGCAGCTGTCCAGATTTGCCAGCTCCGGCAACTACTGGACTATCTACGACCCACGCTGGCCGGGCATGATTGCCATCCGTCTGGAGCAGCTGGGAGAGCGCTACGTCCCGGTGGATGGAGCTAAATTCTACGCATGGCTACAGACGCCCGGTCTCACCTGGCAGGACGTCGTATCCATGGTGGCCCGCAAAAGTAAACAAATCAACAAGCAACACACATAACAATGACTAAATTAACAACACGCAACACCGGACTGGCCACCCTGGCCGAGTACGAGCAATGCCTGGACCAGATCGCCGAGCTGACCGTCAAGCGAGACAAGGCTCAGGCCCGACTGGACAAGGCCATTCTGGCCGCCCGCGAGGAGCACGGCGGAGTAGTTGATGGCCTCAACAACCTGATCACCGCCAAGCTGGCCCAGGCCGAGCAGTATGCCATCCGCAACCGGGAGGCGCTCCTGCAAGGGGACGCCAAGTCCGGAGAGACCGGCAAGGCCCGATGGGGTTGGAGACTGGGCAATCCCACACTGGTGCTACTCTCCCGCAAATTCACTTGGGGAGCCGTTTGCAACAAGATTAAGGAGATGGGACTCACCGCCTACCTCAAGGTGTCCGATCCCAAGCCGGACAAGGACAAGCTCAAGGCCGAGCTGGATGACGAGCGGCTGGCCGCCCTGGGACTACGCATTGAGCAGACGGAGGCATATTGGGTAGAGCCTAAGACTGACACAGCAGGGAGGATAAGCGCATGACTGAGATTGAGGTCAAGGACATGGGGCACCACATCATCCTGTCCATTACCACAGGAGCAATCCGTGGGGCCAGTACCGCAACATTAATCTATCTAACGCCGACGCAGCACAAGCAACTGATCAATGCTCTGATTAACCCTACACCCTTCAAGCCCAACATCGATATATGAGCAAACCACTTACCAAGCGACAGATCACCGTACTGTCCATCATGGCCGGCAAGGCCTACAAGTGCATCCAGTCCCAGGGGTGCCCCCTGCCGTCCCTGGTGGATTGGCGGCATGACGAGGTTTGGGCTGCCACAGGAGTCACCGAGTCACTTACCAAGGCAACCCAGGAGCACTACGTGCCTATCTATAATAGACTGGCTACCTACCTGGGCACGTCCTCCATCAAGGACCGGACTTGGTCGGAGATGGACACGGCCCTCCACAACCTGCGCGAGGCTATGATGCGCTACGAGACCAGCCCAGACTATCTGGCCGAGATCGTGCGGGACCAGTTGCACCTGCCTTGCACGGGTCGGGATGTGTACCAGGCATTGCGGCATTACGCTGCCGTGGAGCATGTCCAGCACCTGATGTATACTATCATCAACCGGGGTCGGGAGGATGCCCGCAAACTAGCCTCCGAGACTGGCCAGGATACCTACGAGCCGCATGCTGATCCGCGCACGATGCCGCCCGGCAAGCTGGCTGATCATGTGGGGGCTGTACGCATTGTCACCACTCCTGGGCCGCATAAGCCCACCGCGCGGGGATTCCGCAGTAATATATGGATGCCAGACCAGGAGGTGCAGTCATGAGTGATCCTGACTATCCGCTCACCTGGCCGGAGGCTCTTAGAGCTGCCAAGGAGGGAGCCATGATTGAGTCTGCCTGCTTATCTCAATTGGATGGATACCGCATTATGGCAGTATTCAGCCCATCCAAGGGGGTGCTAGTCGATCATATTTGGCAGGACTGGGTTATTGACATCGGCAGTAACGAGGTCCGATCTGGATGGCGTATCGTCCCACAGGAGGAGCAACCATGAGGATACTGGACACGATCCTGCGCCTGCTGCCATATCAGCGCACCATGCTGGAGACGGATATACCTGCCGACGCGACACTGGAGTGGTGCCGGAGACCTCGCCGAGGCATTAGGTTGGTTCAGTCTTGCCCCCCCGCGAGTAATGTAGTGAGAGGATACTCCGGCCGTGTAGTCGTCGATGAGTTTAATCCCATCCTCATCGACATGGAGCAGCCCAGTGTTCCGTCGGATAACAACTAACTTTTCGCCCTCACAGGGGCGTGGATTGAAACAGAAAAAACATCATGAAAACCTTAACTCCAGGCGATAAGCTTAATTGCTACGTTATTGATCGCAATGGCCAACAGTCCAATCTAGCCATCCAGATACTTGTTGTTGCCACCAAGCAATCCCTGTATGCTGACGGCCTCTATTCTACTATTCTGGGTATCGTCGATGAGCGGACGGGTAAGCTGATAGAGGATCATCCGGGCAAGGAGATGACTCCATTTGTCCGCGCTTTATGCGATGACTAGCCCAGATACCATTCAGGCCGCCAGGGACAACCTGGCGGCCTTTTTGTTTCTTGGGTCAATCGTCTTCATGGACGATGATCCACACGTTGTCGAGTACGTCACGCACCCACGCTGTTACCTTATGCCCTTGACGAGTGGCCCAGATCAGCACGATGGCCGACTCTCGCAGATGATAGGTCTGGGGGTGTTCTTTGTCTTGGTCCTGCGGCGAGATGACAGTGACTGATCCGTACACTGGGATCGGCGTTATAACAAGAGGTGTATTTGATTCAGACATGGTCGCTATTTCAATCAGCTTTCACCTTTTCTGCAATGCGATTGCATGTGCTTTTTTCTCATGCTTTCACCCCTTGTGCAGCCCCTCTGCATAGCCAGTGCACTTATATCAGATACCTGTCATTTCTCCGCATTTTGGCTTCGACTTTTATAAGATATCTCCTGTCTGGCCAGGAGCGCTCCAACTCCCGTGTTTTCTAAGATTCCAACGGATTTCAACCCTAAATCAACTTATATCAACTATCCTGTCATCCCTCACTATCTCTGGAATGAGAAGGAGCAGTTGGCTATAACACTCATTAAAAACACCCTTCATTTTTAGTGAAGGGTGTTTTGACATTTGTGAAAAGAAACAGATCAGAAGCCTTCAATCATTTCCGGGGTTAACCCCGGTAGATCATATTTCTTTACAATATTTCCATCCTCGGAGACTTCAATGGAATGGTGAACCTTGGCAGAAGAGTATTGACCGCTTTTACAGTTATGTTCCCACCAAATGACTTTTTGAATAGACATGCTACCTTCCGGTCGTGCAGAGGAGGCATCTCCTTCAAACATCTGAGGAAGCGCTTGTTTGAAAATGGATGCATCTTCATCCGAGAAGCCTGTGAGTTCTGCCAGCTGCGGATTGATTGCTCCAAAGAAGACATAGGTGCCCTTGTCCACCCGGTGCTTCATGCCCATGGTGTCGGAAGATTTTTTACTGCCGTCTCCGTCATTGCTGACGCTTTTCGTGATTTGTGTACTAGTGATATTCACCGTATCTCTGCTGAAGGCAGGTTGAATAGTGACTGGGCCTCTGATTCCTATGGAGACGCCGGTGCCTTTTGCCGCATCTTTGTCTTTTAAGGCAAAGACCTGTCCAAAAGCTCTCACATCATACCATTCCTGACAGGCTTTTTGTGCCAGTTCAGCAGACGTACCTTTTTGTTTCAGGATGGGAGTAGCACGTTCTTTCAATGTTTTATAGTCGTCTACACGTCTGTCGTCTGACTGGACAAAGATGTTTTGTCCCATGTCCATCAGCTTATTGCGGATTTTTCTTTTAAGACAGACATCGGAGATTTCTCCGAGTCCTTCCAAAGTGGTTCTGGGCCGGTTGCCATCGAGGGGGTCTCCGTTGGGGTTAGCGTTTGTAACGGTAAAGATGACGGCAAAGTCGATTTTATGATTAAGGCTCATGATGTGGTTTTATAGTGTTGAATTAATGTTTTATTCTAAGATTTATTTTGCCAGTTCAGCATTTTTTTCTTCTTTAGTTTTGTAAATGAAGGCTCTCTGGCAGTGGTAACCGAGGAGGTAGGCGCCGGTTAATGGTCCGTTATCCATGAACTGTCCCATGAGGAATGTTTCCATGATATTGTCTATGTAAGCATCATAGCTTTTCAAGAAAGAAACGGTGTTTTCATTTTTCTTCAAAATGTTGCGATAGGGCTGAATGCTTTTTTCCAGCATGGGCCATGTTTCTGACGGTCTTTGCTGGAACCGCTGCATAAGTTTTTCCGCATTGGTGGGGCGGGAGGTTTTCGTGATATTTAATGCTGATGTTTCGATGGCTTCTGCAACGGCTAAAAGACGGCCGAAGAGGTAACTGCGATCTGTGATTTTTGGATCAAGGCTCATGGTATCTGAGGACGAAGTATTTGTTTGTGG
The genomic region above belongs to Akkermansia massiliensis and contains:
- a CDS encoding ATP-binding protein; protein product: MDDITKINNDADLSRYLARIPATPYKQGHKKMLTDLINYAVEHQWTLRTLADKLPVSTTVMHRLLNGTYQAPAGPHLAKLDDLCGVLSLRQQSTSDGPFIETALARYVMQIAELTHVNQYASMLVGKTQWGKTWALKEYARRHPGTVILVRCPVVTSPGRLLYRIAAQLGLSVKGNTEFQIAKIVNRLTPEHLLIVDEIHHALDSDKTGRKGIEQLREIYDETQCGMLLVGTPVLAEYVEHNDKWQGILEQTSKRGAANIYRLPDYIETRDLETLWTYYGYPTPSRAMLATLKQQANLYGFGKTTKRLRKGLEAANNAGVDLTWDYYLAAVRKLEEMEAGKMPEHV
- a CDS encoding host-nuclease inhibitor Gam family protein; this encodes MTKLTTRNTGLATLAEYEQCLDQIAELTVKRDKAQARLDKAILAAREEHGGVVDGLNNLITAKLAQAEQYAIRNREALLQGDAKSGETGKARWGWRLGNPTLVLLSRKFTWGAVCNKIKEMGLTAYLKVSDPKPDKDKLKAELDDERLAALGLRIEQTEAYWVEPKTDTAGRISA
- the cas7c gene encoding type I-C CRISPR-associated protein Cas7/Csd2, with the translated sequence MSLNHKIDFAVIFTVTNANPNGDPLDGNRPRTTLEGLGEISDVCLKRKIRNKLMDMGQNIFVQSDDRRVDDYKTLKERATPILKQKGTSAELAQKACQEWYDVRAFGQVFALKDKDAAKGTGVSIGIRGPVTIQPAFSRDTVNITSTQITKSVSNDGDGSKKSSDTMGMKHRVDKGTYVFFGAINPQLAELTGFSDEDASIFKQALPQMFEGDASSARPEGSMSIQKVIWWEHNCKSGQYSSAKVHHSIEVSEDGNIVKKYDLPGLTPEMIEGF